atcatgtggcttgttgagcgagttaccgtggagacattgcacgtgtggaggcttcacgccattctccgcggcatccacgcacaactcaccatgcgccccaccaagagtgaaccacattatagcgatcacgaggaggttactcagcacgccttggacttgaacttgtgactccaggggtggtagtcagcatctttactcactgagctacccaggcccccctctaaatggacgtctttgaccgctttGATGTGTTTCCAATGATGTGCGCCTTTGTGTGTGCATCATTTCCAGTGTTGGTGGTAAAGCAATAAAAATAACGCGTTGTGGAGAGTCGGGAAATGGGGGTGCGTGGCCAAACGATGAGGGATGGCTGGGGGAGAATGATCGCAATCAGGGAGAGGGAAAAGGTGGAGCCGGAGCCACagttatagagagagagatacacaaaGCCTGTCTGTGTCTTTATGTTTACacatagctggctgaaaagcagtgtgtgttttaatgtgttgctgaaaagcaaagtttTTGTTATACACTCTAAATTGTCCATTAAATGTCTgacgtggattgttcacccggttcccgcatcctcctttcccgaatTGTTACACTGACAGGCTtcgtgaatctctctctctctaactgcggctccggctccactttatccctctcccggctgattgtgATAATTCTCCTCCAGCCATCCCTCATCGCTCGGCCACGCACCCCCATTTCCTGACTCAGGCCAGGAAGCCATCTGGCCTGACTTACTTTCTGCAAGGGAAATATTGCCCTTTCGGCCCGTCCCACTGCCGGATGGTTTTCCCCACCTCTTgggaacaggaacaggatgagggggaggagaggggagagagagaacaagataGAGTGAGAAGGGGAGggagggagaagagagagagagagagaaagagagagggagagagaacgatagagaggagagagagagagagagagagagagaagggaaaaAAACTAGCCGGTCCCCGTACACGATGCCAGATGGTCCTCAGCCCGCTGTACTGCTTCCTTCTGTGATGCCGGccaatggcactggacccctcagccgtCCTTTTCGGTTGCCGGTTGATGCAGTGCTCCTGCACCACCGGATCGAGCTCTCCCTCAGTGTCGCGATCCTCAGTCACCGGCGAGGACTCCTTGACAGCGCATCTTCCTCCAAAGTCCTGTGTTTCGGCACCATTGAAACAGACCAACTTCTtaatgtggaaaggaggaagcagggacCGTTCACCGACCCTTTGGTGGAATTGACCGACAATTCACCTCAGACATTTAATGGGAACTTTACAGTGTATAACAAAAACTTTGTTTTCAGCAACACAttaaaacacgcactgcttttcagccagctatgtataaacataaagacacagacaggctttgtgcatctctctctctctctaactgcggCTCCAGCTCCACCTtttccctctcccggctgattgcgaTCATTCTCACCCAGCCATGCAcacccccccccaccacacatgcgttacataatcagattactttttcaagtaacgagtaaagcaatattttttattttagaccattttattggagttactttttaaaataacgcgttgcttttgtatACCTCTACTGTCCatgtattgtgagaaatcaggagtaaaagtgtgcaaacttcagggaggagacgtagtgcatgatgggcactgtagttctatagagtgtgaggccagatactatttagcagagacgagtcacttctatttaaataaatgggagaaattggaacgcccaaccaagaagctctagcacccaacagtcaatagatgtagaaaggaagtcccgctttgcaggtaaaagagccaataaccttttagatacagacattgcctgtcaatcaactcactaacACTCATGCGCATatcgtgttttagcgtaatatgaggtcaacattcggttgagtgaaatgcgattgattcatgtgttaatgcacactgcattaaaaaaaatcagtaaatgcatttAGGCAGAgtgattataagactagtcttccattggccacgacatgatacacagggtgaaatactcgctcaattcacagacttatgcagccgaactgctccgtgttacagttccccgtaactaggagaatgggatgagaaaagactctggatcaTTCACTCTGAGCAATGTTGTACATCAATTGTGTACGCagaaaaatgtcttagtttctaaaaagattctacatttttgttttataagaaACAAATAGATTTAAATACAGCTTAAAAAATGGCTGTATTTAAGGGGCTggatgatgttagccaatcataacagtgggtgtttacattgaagtttcaAGGAGGCGCTGATGACAAAACTGAGCATTTtagtcagagggccagagacagggtggaaaatgatcacatattactaaattatgactgttttggtgcaagcaatctttattaacattatcagtggacctcggGGAAGataatcaaattatttaaaacaattgcatttcatgacccctttaaataaatgCATAGGCTACAATTGATCAATTCAGTAGTGGTTTTTCAAACAGTGGTttccatttttattgtttaataattttttttttactttgtaaattaaaaaaagaggcaATAATATGCTGTTTAATGCAGGAGTGTATCGAAAAATAGGTGTAGATTTTGtcttggtggtggtggtggtggtggggtggggggtgtcTCACATGAAACCTACTCCACTGGTTTAATGTCTTAACATTGCATGGCTTAACTAAAGCACCAGTGAAACaactatataataatattaataggcTAACAATAATAATAGCTCAGCTATAGCACTACTATGTTGAATAAATCAAAAATGAATGAACATAAACAACTAAGAGAATTGTTATTTGTCAGTCAAACAGTATTTTTGGAAGCTCAAAACAAACATGATTGATTTAAAAAACACAACCTAATGTACCTATCTGTTTTGTAGATGGACTCGCTTTTGAATGAGTATGATGTGATAGGACCAGAAGAGCTGGAGGAAATTAAAGAAACCTTGTCCACTCAAGATATGCCAACAGCCATTAGCAAAATCAAGAATTTTCTTGAGGCGCAAGATCATGTTGAGCTAAATATTGGTGTGACGGGGGAGTCAGGATCTGGGAAGTCCACATTTGTCAATGCTTTTAGGGGTTTAGGTGATGAAGAGGAGGGCTCTGCCAAAACTGGTCCTGTGGAGACCACAATGGTACATGAAGTTTACCCTCACCCAAAATACGCTAATGTGAAAGTTTGGGATCTCCCTGGAATTGGAACACCAAACTTCAAAGCCGATGAGTACCTTCAAAAGGTTGAGTTTAAGCGCTATGATTTTTTCATCATCATCACTTCAGATCGGTTCAGAGAATGCCACACCCATCTGGCCAATGAGATCATGGAAATGAAGAAGAAGTTTTACTTTGTTCGTTCTAAGATTGATTCAAACATTTAtgctgaaaagagaaaagcaggCTTTGACCAGGAAAAGACACTAAATATAATCCGAGAGGCCTGTAAAAAAGGTATGCTTTTAGTTTATCGTTTTTCATTCAAGTTATGTGATGTGTTGGCAGCAATAACCTTgtcttattttgttttgttgtaaaaatatttttattgtatgcaaTCTCTTAAATTGTTTGTTGGTGTGATCACGTCGTAATAACACAATTGGGATTgggatttgtgatttttttttctagagCTGCAAAAGATTAATATAGAGGCTCCTGTGTTCTTGATCTCTTGCTTTGAGCTCGGCAAGTTTGATTTCAATCTGCTGGAGGAAAAAATGGAGAAAGAGCTCCCCCAGCATAAGAGACATGTGCTGATGTTAGCTTTGCCGAATATCACGCTGGAAATTAATGAGAGAAAGAAGAAAGCTCTAGAGAAAAACATTTTAAGGGTCGCCTTATTATCTGCTGGTGTGGCTACAATTCCTGTTCCTGGTCTTTCATTTTTTGTCGATATAACCATTATAAAAAATGAGATCGAAAAGTACTACAGTGTCTTTGGTCTGGATGATCCATCCCTGCAGAAGCTCTGTGAAAGGTCTGGGAAGACTATAGAGGAACTGAAAAATGTGATGAAGTCACCACTGCATCATGGGATTAACGCAAGTTCAGTCTTAAGCTTGCTGGGTGCTGCAGCCCTTTATGTATCAGAGAATACAGTTGAATATATCGTCAGCCTCATTCCTCTACTTGGCACTGTGGTGGCAGGAGGAATGTCTTATGCGACTGTCTCGAGAATGCTAAAGAAAGCTCTAAACGAGTTAGCAGAAGATGCCAAGAATGTGCTGATTGCGTCACTGGAAACTGAAGTGTAATAAAATGGCATGCTGCCAAATTTATTACAAAGAATGTACATATGTTTACACCAAGTATACAAAATTAATTTCTAacagtttttataaaataatttagttatgtgagaaataaataaataacacacttGATTCTAACAATAATGAttccatttaaatgttttaatgtatgGAACTTCTATATAATATCAACAATTGGTAACAAAAGGtataacctttttataaagtttttcttttttcatgtcCATTGAAATATATCATTATATCACTTCAACATAGTTGTAATATTAGCCTATATTTTCTCttgcattatttttttgtcaatttttatatacaatgaaaaataaatggaagaaaaaaaaaaacgtttcctTGTCATTATTACAGAaatcacataatatatatatatatatatatatatatatatatatatatatatatatatataattccttAAAACTTAAAATGTTCCAGCACACATTTCATATAGGAtcatttctttgcattattttatattaaacttaatttatttatgttattaaattTAGCAGCTGTTCCCAAAGTTTCATGCCAATTTAAATCTCTAAATAATGACCAAATTATTTGATATTGTTTATCATATTTCTGATTatactattatttaaaatgttgtcttGCAAAATGATTTTACCCATCCGAGGGTAGTTTACCCTTGGGTGGGTAAAATGGGTAAGTGCCAATTCCTCTTTTGCATTGCATTTACAATTGCAGATTCCTTAGGTCTGACTCTAATTTCAAATTTGTTCAGAAATTCTGTAGCAAAATGTTAACAACAGACTTCTAGACCTGCATAATATTACTTTCCTCAAATAACATGGCttctttcaaataaaatcaaacagcATTTTACACTGTAAGCCCTAAAATTTTCATTGctggaaatatcaagttgtctAAATTAAGTATTActtaaaatgtcaagttttgggctcataacttaaatattaaatttattgAACtcatttatcttaaaaaaaaaaatccataggcTTTAAATTTTAAGTGTTAACAACTCAaaatattgagtacaaaattgaggctatggggaatacccacaataccttccgcttgaattatttaattatgcttTCTTGGTTAAATGGAATATATGGGGGTAtttaatagttgttattaagaattcatagacgTTTTAGCTCTAttgttgtatttttgttgttttgttgaaaatagttattttgtgtgatgtcaccattagggtgatctgtgtccacTTTGGTCAaattggaccctgttaacactatATCAGttttccttgtgcatgtgcaacttaAGTAGGTGTCTATGCATTTGTTTGGGGAATTAAGTCTACTAaatgactgacctagaatcagttatcatctttatttgagctgtactattgtttgatctaaaattgaatcaattcaattaaaaatattaacaacAATTGAAACAATGATATTCAAACAGCAAATCTGAGATAAGTCTGCTAACTCAACCTGAtaagttaagttcattctatatgaactcTAAATTAACTGAacagaaaaccctaataagttgactctactcatttgattgagtaaactcgtttcctctattgaattgagtaatggtgtctccaaaactttaaaaacttttggagacaccattactcaattcaatagagggaacgagtttactcagtcAAATGAGTAGAGTCAATTTATTAGGGTTTTCTGTAACATATTGAGTCTtaattttgatttagtttttatttctatattaaatTCAATTTGTCAGTACAGTTTAGTTTAGatttcattagttttcacagtttgtctgtttgttttagtttttgttttctcagcattttttagtttcagtttattataattttagtattttttatggctgccaatgCTGAGCATTTACCGGTGtcatttaaaaagtctaacatcattacatttcactgggcagtcttgtgttacgtCTGTCTGgtgttttcatgtttaatgtggatttAAATTTTTTCCAAATTTTATAGGCGAATATGAGCAAAGTCACAAAAGACATTTTAGCTTGAtccacattgtatccatatgtGTTTCATTATatgattataaatcattactaaactacaCTTTGGGGTGTAcacgattaaagggatagttcacccaaaaaatttaagttctctaataatttactcaacctcataccatcccagatgtttatgactttcttcttctgctgaacagaatatttcagctctgtaggtccatacaatgcaagtcaaaaggggccaaaagtttgaagctccaaaaagcacataaaggcagcataaaagttatgcctacgactccagtggttaaatccatatctttataagctatatgatagatgtgagtgagaaacagataaaaaaagtccctttttactgtaaatcttgacatcagcagtctccttggcaatcatgatttcaagcaccATTATATTTcccagcgccatctagcgctctgcgaactgtactagtaagtgtaatcgagcttgaaatcatgatcattcctgtagactgcaactgcaagatgtacagtgaaaaaggagttacattttggtctgttctcacccacctGTTCtcaacttcagaagacatggattaaaccactggagtttaatgtattacttttatgctgcctatgtgctttttagaacttcaaagttttagaccccattcacctgcattgttaggacttacagagctaaaatattcttctaaaaatcttcattttgtgttcagcagaagaaagaaagtcatatacatctgggatgacgtgagggtgagtaaataataagggTCATCTATCCCTTTATTTTTTTGAGGTTtaaaattgatgattttacttgggatgtgtggcagaacTCATTCCATGGCCACTgatgggaaaagcaatggtaaagaaaatgacagaaatttgaggtAAATCTAGTTAATCTTATAAACAAGTAAaagttaacttaatgttatgatgtgaaagtgtagaagaaaatataacgatttatttgaaatatatatattttctagagaataatttttcctctgtcccactttaccagtaggCCCTGCTACTTAAACACATCTTGGGATTTGGACAAAAGAGGATCTTCAAAAGGTTCTACTTCCCAGTATTGAATATTTCTTAATTGTTGCTTTTGACTAAGATAGAAGACATCCTAAGTTTTAATCAAATGTATAATGTTGGTTATGTGTCATTTGATCATAATGTAAAGGGTCAAGAaattgtcccactttgcccatattcaccatattatgtcaaaaactaaaactaaaatgaattcgagatcatttttattttatttttatttatttttttagttaacaaaaattattttagttagttttagttttctttaactataataacactgtttggactcttattttgaaaataattttggtTTCCTGACTTGTCTCTGTTTTCTGTATTCCGCTTGATTgatcccagctgtgtcttgttactcttgttagttcttgtgtatGTCCACCTTATTTTTCATCTAAACTAGGGCGCttccattatcaaccttgaatgtggaccacttcctgTATAAGCCACTTACAGCTATTTTAGCTATATGAAAATACttcattatgctgctttatattacaggctggcaataaatggtgacatattattatcataaattatcaattaattaatttcattggTTATGAGTACATATAGTTTTACCATTTTGTCATCgttttatcacacactgttgcacaggcagaattaaTGAAATCAGGCGCTGAGAGGACAGTCCTTCACAAACTTTATACAACCAGCGGAGAGCAGAAAGCTgctgggaaaatgctgcttcaactttctttgcattaAAACTGCATCTGGTTTCATATTGGCAAAATAATAATTGCACAAATATCAGAGAGCATTTCTTATCTTTCTTAGCGGTGCAtggtaaacagacacgcagatctaCTTCAGGCTTATGAATCATCGCCTctggaaataaataaaggcatcatcggaggttatgcaggtacatacagtatatgaatggaggtttacatggagacaagacagactgcatcgtcacgatctcggtaaagaaagaatcagattttattactttctcttcaatacaacaacacagcaacaagtgaatgatttacttttttactataaatactgatgttagaaaattatccgacattgtcacataattctgctgtacatcctgtgatGGTTTATAAGCCCATATCATTAACTTCTGGTATTTTAACCTTATAGTTATTACACTGCGGTCAATGCTAGCAGAACTTTGTCACATTTGCcagaaatgcaaatgtaaaactTGAAAACATAGTGTGAGAAAAGTTGACCTTTTAGttgatatacagttgcaatcgaaattattcaaaccccccccaccccccaccccaagacagtaaggctttacaaaggtaagcttttctgatgacccagaatttttaaactttacatctactgtatatcagttgagtgacacattcaaagtcatagtgtgaatatataacctaatatttctaaatagcaggattttttaaaaatacagccatgtcataattatacaacccctattgcatgtagctgtttcttaaatatgtaaggctacactagtaattgttttaaaacaaaattatgtcatcagtctacaatggcacttatttaagttttaaaatttaagtttagcgttgtaagcaaaaatgtatttctatgcaaaacatgcaattaaaaataagctgtctcaaaagccaatagaggagattatttcaatagacaaagttggcagcaccattaatatatttttaaatcttggggtgtggaagaaagcaaaacttcaccaagggaaatgttgacttgaataatcaagaagtaattaggaaagacctgtggagtcttggaagaaggttttatatacgtatgacactaaactgaaaatgagttttagacccatgggtcagcaatACGTCTGGAGTatgatgacaaggtgatgacaagaacgacaccatccccacagtcaagcttagaggtgggtcagtcctgtcatgggggtgttttgtggctgcaggaaacggctatcctgactatgtgactgacaccatggattctttcaggtatcaggccattttggcatgaaaaatgtgatgccttcagtgtgtaaattgaagctcggtgatcactggattttccagcaagacaataacaccaagaatacatccaagttgtccaaaatctggttcagggataggtcgtcaaatgtccttaaatggccttttcagtccatcattaaaatcccattgcaaacctttgttgggatttcaaggaagcagtggcagcacagaaaccaaagaatgtcaatgagctggaagcttttgctcatgagaaatgtgtaaaaattctaatagagaggtgtctgaagcctgagaacacttacctgaaacatttatttgctgttattaaggatgaaggatgctccacaaatgattgactttgggggttgaatatttttgacatgacatttgtggagagaatttattattttttattttgaaatttgggtaaactgaactctttgttctcaaaatcactcaaatatgtattaaaaacttactttgactgtttactgaggtttcagttgatgtgttttaattaacatcaccataatgtattgctggtcaggggggttgaatcattttgattgcaactgtatatttaAGCAAGCTGACATTTCACAGCTAATACTAAGTAACTATTTTCATAGTGTGTGTATCTGTCAGTAACGGAAATCATGTGGAAAGGGTTCCCTGTTTCACTCA
The sequence above is a segment of the Myxocyprinus asiaticus isolate MX2 ecotype Aquarium Trade chromosome 34, UBuf_Myxa_2, whole genome shotgun sequence genome. Coding sequences within it:
- the LOC127425680 gene encoding interferon-inducible GTPase 5-like encodes the protein MDSLLNEYDVIGPEELEEIKETLSTQDMPTAISKIKNFLEAQDHVELNIGVTGESGSGKSTFVNAFRGLGDEEEGSAKTGPVETTMVHEVYPHPKYANVKVWDLPGIGTPNFKADEYLQKVEFKRYDFFIIITSDRFRECHTHLANEIMEMKKKFYFVRSKIDSNIYAEKRKAGFDQEKTLNIIREACKKELQKINIEAPVFLISCFELGKFDFNLLEEKMEKELPQHKRHVLMLALPNITLEINERKKKALEKNILRVALLSAGVATIPVPGLSFFVDITIIKNEIEKYYSVFGLDDPSLQKLCERSGKTIEELKNVMKSPLHHGINASSVLSLLGAAALYVSENTVEYIVSLIPLLGTVVAGGMSYATVSRMLKKALNELAEDAKNVLIASLETEV